The Nostoc sp. 'Peltigera membranacea cyanobiont' N6 genome contains the following window.
TTCCTGCAATTGCCAATATTAATTTTTCAATACCAGCAATCAGATGAAATGTCAAGTGCGATCGCGATAATAAAAACAAAATTAAACAAGCACAGACTTTAAAACTCGATATTTTTCTCGTTTTCTCCAAAGATTGGCAAGATGGAAGTCAAAACACAGATGATGGAAAATCGAATTCTTTACGTTCGCCTTCCTTGTAACCCCATCTTTCCTATTGGGGTTGTCTACCTGAGCGATCATGTCCACAAGCAGTTTCCTAATATTGAACAGCGCATCTTTGATTTAGGAACAGTGCCACCTTTAGATTACAATTCTGCTCTAGATCGCTGTATCGATGAATTTAAACCGACACTCCTAGTATTTTCTTGGCGGGATATTCAAATTTATGCCCCAGTTGGCGGGCGTGGTGGCAACCCACTGCAAAACGCCTTTGAATTTTACTACGCTAAGAATCCTTTATTAAAACTACGTGGCGGATTTGGTGGCTTACGAATCTTCATCGCTTACTATGTTGAGTTATGGCGAAATCAGGGCTTAATCAAACGCGGTTTAAAGCGTGCCCAAAAATATAATTCTAATGCCCGTGTAGTTGTAGGTGGCGGTGCAGTCAGCGTATTTTACGAACAATTGGGTAAAAGTTTACCTAATGGGACAATTATTTCTGTGGGTGAAGGCGAAACCCTGCTGGAAAAACTTTTAGGTGGTAAAGATTTTCGAGATGAACGCTGTTATGTTGCAGGAGAAACTCAACCACGAGAACGGCTAATTCACGAACAACCCACCCCAATAGAAAAGACAGCTTGTAACTACGACTATATCGAAAGCATCTGGCCGGAATTTAATTTTTACCTGCAAGAGGAAGACTTTTATATAGGTGTACAAACTAAGCGTGGTTGTCCTCATAACTGCTGTTATTGCGTCTATACGGTTGTCGAAGGCAAACAAGTACGCATCAACCCAGCAGATGAAGTAGTTGCCGAGATTCGCCAATTATACGATCGCGGCATTCGCAATTTCTGGTTTACCGATGCCCAATTCATCCCCGCCCGAAAATTTATCGACGATGCCATAGAACTCTTGCAAAAAATCGTCGATTCTGGTATGACAGATATCCACTGGGCAGCATATATTAGAGCCGACAATTTGACACCCGAATTGTGCGACTTGATGGCGAAAACCGGGATGAACTATTTTGAGATTGGGATTACCAGTGGTTCTCAAGAACTCGTGCGGAAAATGCGGATGGGGTATAACCTGCGAACCGTCTTGCAAAACTGCCGTGACTTAAAAGCAGCTGGTTTTAACGATTTAGTTTCCGTCAACTACTCCTTTAATGTTATTGACGAACGTCCCG
Protein-coding sequences here:
- a CDS encoding photosystem II high light acclimation radical SAM protein, whose translation is MEVKTQMMENRILYVRLPCNPIFPIGVVYLSDHVHKQFPNIEQRIFDLGTVPPLDYNSALDRCIDEFKPTLLVFSWRDIQIYAPVGGRGGNPLQNAFEFYYAKNPLLKLRGGFGGLRIFIAYYVELWRNQGLIKRGLKRAQKYNSNARVVVGGGAVSVFYEQLGKSLPNGTIISVGEGETLLEKLLGGKDFRDERCYVAGETQPRERLIHEQPTPIEKTACNYDYIESIWPEFNFYLQEEDFYIGVQTKRGCPHNCCYCVYTVVEGKQVRINPADEVVAEIRQLYDRGIRNFWFTDAQFIPARKFIDDAIELLQKIVDSGMTDIHWAAYIRADNLTPELCDLMAKTGMNYFEIGITSGSQELVRKMRMGYNLRTVLQNCRDLKAAGFNDLVSVNYSFNVIDERPETIRQTIAYHRELERIFGADKVEPAIFFIGLQPHTHLEEYAFKEGILKPGYDPMSLMPWTAKKLLWNPEPLGSFFGEVCLQAWQQNPNDFGREVMNILEEKLGCADLESALSAPIETKEKQLAGIS